One region of Anaerolineales bacterium genomic DNA includes:
- a CDS encoding type II secretion system F family protein, translated as MSPALISIIFVAVAVILLVFAFLGSGDTSVEERLSRYTEFTVPVEENEPTKEDKQRSSPVADYLEKNFSHSDWFEGISKDIARADLKLRPTEYIALIVIATIGMGAIAFLLFKSILLAPVGAVIGFFLPGFYIKQKQSGRLHQFEAQMADMLNLSVNSLRAGYSVIQALESVAKEMPSPMSVEIRRVVQEVQIGLTLDVALENLLRRMNSPDLKLIITAINIQREVGGNLAEILDTISHTIRERVRIKGEIRVLTAQQSITGYLIGFLPFGLGGFLYLYNPSYIGKFFAPESRACGIPMVICGGLLIVGGFVAVRKIVSIEI; from the coding sequence ATGTCCCCAGCGTTGATTTCCATCATCTTTGTCGCCGTCGCCGTCATCCTGCTGGTGTTTGCCTTCCTGGGTTCCGGCGACACCTCGGTGGAAGAACGGCTGAGCCGCTATACGGAATTCACCGTACCGGTTGAGGAAAATGAGCCCACCAAAGAAGATAAACAACGAAGCAGTCCGGTGGCGGATTACCTGGAAAAGAACTTTTCACATTCAGATTGGTTTGAAGGCATCTCCAAGGACATCGCCCGGGCGGATCTGAAACTGAGGCCGACGGAATACATCGCCCTGATCGTCATCGCCACCATCGGGATGGGGGCGATCGCATTCCTCCTCTTTAAGAGCATCCTGTTGGCCCCCGTCGGCGCGGTGATCGGATTCTTCCTTCCCGGTTTCTACATCAAGCAAAAACAAAGCGGGCGGCTGCATCAATTCGAAGCCCAAATGGCGGACATGCTGAACCTCAGCGTCAACAGCCTCAGGGCCGGCTATTCCGTGATCCAGGCGCTGGAATCCGTCGCCAAGGAGATGCCGTCCCCCATGTCAGTGGAGATCCGCCGCGTCGTCCAGGAAGTCCAGATCGGCCTTACCCTGGACGTGGCGCTGGAAAACCTCCTGCGCCGGATGAACAGCCCCGACCTGAAGCTGATCATCACGGCGATCAACATCCAGCGCGAGGTCGGCGGCAACCTGGCGGAAATTCTAGACACGATCTCGCACACCATCCGCGAACGGGTCCGGATCAAAGGCGAAATCCGCGTGTTGACAGCCCAGCAGTCGATTACGGGGTATCTGATCGGGTTCCTTCCGTTCGGTTTGGGAGGATTCCTCTACCTCTACAATCCATCCTACATCGGAAAATTTTTTGCGCCGGAATCCCGCGCCTGCGGGATCCCGATGGTGATCTGCGGCGGACTTCTGATCGTTGGAGGGTTCGTCGCCGTCCGGAAAATCGTGTCGATCGAGATTTAA
- a CDS encoding type II secretion system F family protein, whose product MLIAVFIGIVVIGAAALVYAAVKMPKDQTPLDARLSEYAGREVPISLEEIELQQPFHERVILPILKGISDLIVRFTPAANIQTIQKKLDLAGNPWGVEAPVYWSMQIVFAVLFGGVLSFLFLFGTWRPQWFIAIGLVIFGLVFGYFFPRLYLDSRIARRQENVRKAMPDALDLLTICVEAGLGFDSAMSKVTEEWENELSMALGRVIQEIRLGKLRRDALRDMAERIGISEMTSFVAAVIQSEQLGVSMSRVLRIQADQMRMRRRQRAEEKARQAPVKMMIPLVFLIFPSILIVLLGPAGLILFTSPVGKMFFGGG is encoded by the coding sequence ATGCTTATCGCCGTTTTCATCGGGATTGTTGTCATCGGGGCCGCCGCGCTGGTGTATGCGGCGGTCAAGATGCCCAAGGACCAAACCCCGCTGGACGCCCGGTTGTCGGAATACGCCGGACGGGAAGTGCCGATCAGCCTGGAAGAAATCGAGCTGCAGCAGCCGTTTCACGAGCGGGTGATCCTGCCCATCCTCAAAGGGATCAGCGATCTCATCGTCCGGTTTACGCCGGCCGCCAACATCCAGACCATCCAGAAAAAACTCGATTTGGCCGGCAATCCGTGGGGAGTCGAAGCTCCGGTCTACTGGTCGATGCAGATCGTCTTCGCAGTCCTGTTTGGGGGGGTCTTGTCCTTCCTGTTCCTGTTCGGCACCTGGCGGCCGCAGTGGTTCATCGCGATCGGCTTGGTGATCTTCGGCTTGGTGTTCGGATACTTCTTCCCGCGGCTGTATCTGGACAGCCGAATCGCGCGCCGCCAGGAGAATGTCCGCAAGGCGATGCCGGACGCCTTGGACCTGCTGACCATCTGCGTCGAAGCCGGCCTGGGATTCGATTCCGCCATGTCGAAGGTGACCGAGGAATGGGAGAACGAGTTGAGCATGGCATTAGGCCGGGTGATTCAGGAAATCCGCCTGGGAAAACTCCGCCGCGACGCCTTGCGGGACATGGCCGAACGGATCGGCATCTCCGAAATGACGAGCTTCGTCGCGGCCGTGATCCAATCCGAACAGTTGGGCGTCAGCATGTCGCGGGTATTACGGATCCAAGCCGACCAAATGCGCATGCGCCGAAGGCAGCGCGCCGAAGAGAAGGCCCGTCAAGCCCCCGTGAAGATGATGATTCCGCTCGTGTTCCTGATCTTCCCGTCGATCCTGATCGTGCTCCTGGGTCCTGCGGGATTGATCCTGTTCACGTCGCCGGTCGGGAAGATGTTCTTCGGTGGAGGCTAA
- a CDS encoding ComF family protein, with protein sequence MGARIMRRRFPRLEENDRSLQSFLLDLFFPPQCVYCRSLGPRICAACAAGIDWIDSRRCPWCGLPEPIPPTHRCIDRTRLDFVRSAAAFSGPLRKALHALKYDADRSLAAELVKLAYPHWSPPSWEFDLILPVPLGKRRQIQRGYNQSLLLAGAIARRSVIPLGEKNLVRVRETQSQVGLSLGERRENVAEAFRAAEVAGRRILLVDDVCTTGATLDSCAAALRKAGAAAVAALTLARAVLPAAGRES encoded by the coding sequence ATGGGCGCCCGGATCATGCGGAGAAGGTTCCCGAGGCTCGAGGAAAACGACCGCTCGCTACAATCCTTCCTGCTTGACCTTTTTTTCCCCCCCCAATGCGTATATTGCCGATCGCTCGGCCCCCGAATTTGCGCCGCCTGCGCCGCCGGGATCGACTGGATCGATTCGCGCCGTTGCCCATGGTGCGGCCTTCCTGAGCCGATCCCGCCGACGCACCGCTGCATCGACCGAACCCGGCTTGACTTCGTCCGGTCGGCGGCAGCCTTCTCGGGACCGCTGCGGAAAGCGCTGCATGCCTTGAAATATGATGCGGACCGCTCCCTGGCTGCGGAGTTGGTCAAACTCGCCTACCCCCATTGGTCTCCGCCGTCCTGGGAATTCGATCTGATCCTTCCTGTGCCGCTGGGGAAACGCCGTCAAATCCAGCGCGGATACAACCAGTCGCTTTTGCTGGCCGGGGCGATCGCGCGACGGTCGGTCATTCCGCTGGGCGAAAAAAACCTTGTCCGAGTCCGCGAGACACAAAGCCAAGTGGGATTGTCGCTCGGAGAGCGCCGGGAGAACGTGGCCGAGGCCTTCCGCGCCGCCGAAGTGGCGGGGCGGAGGATTCTCCTGGTCGACGACGTCTGCACCACGGGGGCGACCCTGGATAGCTGCGCGGCGGCATTGCGCAAGGCAGGCGCCGCCGCAGTGGCAGCGCTGACTTTGGCACGCGCCGTCCTGCCCGCCGCAGGGAGGGAATCCTGA
- the raiA gene encoding ribosome-associated translation inhibitor RaiA, whose amino-acid sequence MTIQILVNTTEMEMTPHLQEYVEKKINKLSRFLDNIDEARAELKYDRGVRSENDKHVAQLTIRGRDLLLRAEERSNDIYASVDAALDKLHRQMEKYKGRRMRVRGEGGPVKTGIADHVEDEPDKDQVVVRRKRFALEPMSETEAIEQMHMLGHEEFFLFQNVRSGGINVVYRRRDGAYGILEPEIR is encoded by the coding sequence ATGACCATCCAAATCCTTGTCAACACCACCGAAATGGAAATGACCCCGCACCTTCAGGAGTACGTGGAGAAGAAGATTAATAAGCTGAGCCGCTTTCTGGACAATATCGACGAGGCCAGGGCGGAATTGAAATACGACCGGGGCGTGCGCAGCGAGAACGACAAGCACGTCGCCCAGCTGACCATCCGGGGAAGGGACTTACTGTTGCGGGCCGAGGAGCGGAGCAACGACATTTACGCGTCCGTGGATGCGGCCCTCGACAAACTCCACCGTCAGATGGAAAAATACAAAGGCCGGCGGATGCGCGTCCGCGGAGAGGGTGGCCCTGTGAAAACCGGAATCGCCGACCACGTCGAGGACGAGCCGGACAAAGACCAAGTCGTCGTCCGCCGGAAGCGCTTCGCGCTCGAGCCGATGAGCGAAACGGAGGCGATCGAGCAAATGCACATGCTGGGACACGAGGAATTTTTCCTCTTCCAGAACGTGCGCAGCGGGGGAATCAACGTGGTATACCGGAGAAGGGACGGGGCCTACGGGATCCTGGAACCCGAGATCCGCTGA
- a CDS encoding ABC transporter permease: MKTWLVRILFFGLLIVVWEAVVRLGIWPKYIIPSFYDVLRSIWTGFVDGTFPRAILYSLWRLAAGYGISLLVGITLGMLIGRIPIIQQTVGSVILGLQALPSVCWLPLALLWFGLSERAIIFVVIMGALLSISLSTADGIRNTPPLFLQAAKTMGAAGIRLYSQVILPAAFPSIISGMKLGWSFAWRSLMAGELLYYGGKASLGHLLTMGRELNDMAQVISVMIIIVAIGLLVDFLVFAPFERRIRERWGLRSIR; the protein is encoded by the coding sequence ATGAAAACCTGGTTGGTTAGGATCCTGTTTTTCGGACTGCTGATCGTTGTCTGGGAAGCCGTGGTTCGGCTGGGCATTTGGCCCAAGTACATCATTCCGTCTTTCTACGATGTTCTCCGTTCCATCTGGACCGGCTTTGTGGACGGAACCTTTCCCAGGGCTATTCTCTACAGCCTATGGAGGCTGGCCGCGGGCTACGGGATTTCCCTTCTTGTTGGAATAACGCTTGGGATGTTGATCGGACGGATTCCGATCATCCAGCAGACCGTCGGGTCGGTCATCCTGGGATTGCAGGCGCTGCCCAGCGTGTGTTGGCTGCCCCTGGCTTTGTTATGGTTCGGCTTGTCGGAAAGGGCGATCATCTTCGTGGTCATCATGGGAGCCCTGCTGTCCATCTCCCTCTCGACCGCCGACGGGATTCGCAACACCCCCCCGCTGTTCCTTCAGGCGGCGAAAACCATGGGAGCCGCCGGCATCAGGCTGTATTCGCAGGTGATCCTGCCGGCGGCGTTCCCATCGATCATCTCGGGCATGAAATTGGGGTGGTCGTTTGCCTGGCGCTCCCTGATGGCGGGCGAACTGCTGTACTACGGCGGGAAGGCCAGCCTCGGCCATCTGCTTACGATGGGCCGCGAATTGAACGACATGGCGCAGGTGATCTCGGTCATGATCATCATCGTCGCCATCGGATTGTTGGTCGACTTTCTCGTGTTTGCGCCCTTCGAGCGGCGCATCCGCGAACGGTGGGGCCTGCGGTCGATCCGCTGA
- a CDS encoding ABC transporter ATP-binding protein, giving the protein MKLSVQSLSKIFEHSHRESTLALEDLTFDVKAGEFLCLLGPSGCGKTTLLHIIAGLEQADSGSVLLDGKLITGPGRDRVVIFQEPALFPWLNVMDNVSFGLDCAGIPKKDQPKKALEYLRLVGLNSFRKAYTHELSGGMKQRVALARALALEPDVLLMDEPFAALDAQTRDMLHTELQEIWQKTGTTILFVTHNVREAFVLGDRVLLLSARPGRLKKVFKCELPRPRHIEDFALVEAVREVLSDLREEVLAAKQKEQDHENLVG; this is encoded by the coding sequence TTGAAGCTATCCGTCCAGTCTTTGTCGAAAATCTTTGAACACAGCCACCGTGAATCCACCCTTGCGCTGGAGGATCTTACCTTTGACGTGAAGGCCGGGGAGTTCTTATGCCTGCTGGGTCCTTCCGGCTGCGGAAAAACGACGCTGTTGCACATCATCGCCGGGTTGGAACAGGCGGATTCCGGCAGTGTCCTGCTGGACGGCAAGCTCATCACCGGCCCCGGCCGCGACCGAGTGGTTATTTTTCAGGAGCCGGCGCTATTTCCCTGGCTTAACGTGATGGACAACGTCTCCTTCGGGTTGGATTGCGCGGGTATACCGAAAAAGGACCAACCGAAGAAGGCTTTGGAATATCTGCGCTTGGTGGGGCTGAACAGTTTCCGCAAAGCCTACACCCATGAACTCTCCGGAGGCATGAAGCAAAGGGTGGCGCTGGCCAGGGCGCTGGCCTTGGAGCCGGACGTCCTCCTGATGGATGAGCCGTTCGCGGCCCTCGACGCCCAGACCCGGGACATGTTGCATACGGAACTGCAGGAAATCTGGCAGAAAACGGGAACCACCATCCTTTTCGTCACCCACAACGTACGCGAAGCCTTCGTCCTTGGGGACCGCGTGTTGTTGCTTTCGGCGCGGCCTGGACGGTTGAAAAAGGTCTTTAAATGCGAGCTGCCCCGTCCGCGACATATCGAAGATTTCGCGCTGGTGGAGGCGGTGCGGGAGGTGCTTTCCGATCTGCGGGAAGAAGTCCTTGCGGCCAAGCAAAAGGAACAGGACCATGAAAACCTGGTTGGTTAG